The sequence AAGGCCACGCTCGCGGGCTCCAGGTCGATGAAGCGCAGTAGGGACAGGCCCAGTCCGAGCTCACTGTGACGGCGAGGCAGGAGGCCGTCCGCGCTCGTCGCGCTCACCGTCGCGCCACGCAGGCGCAGGCCCACCGAGCCCCAGTCGAAGTCGACGCCATAGCCGAGCTGGAGCTGGGGAAGGGCGCCGTCGCCCGCGAGCGACTCGCCTCGCAGCCCTGCTTCGAGCGAGAGGTTGTGCGAGTACGCCTTCGGCCCTCCGCGACGTCGCACGAGCCTGTCGTAACGGACCGTCTCGTAGGGCAACGCGGCGAGCTCCACCGCGCCCCCCGCCGTGAGCGACACCTGGTACTCGCGGTACTCGTCGGCCTTGCGCTGCTGCACGAAGTAGCTGCCGGCGGGCAGGGACAGCTCTCGCTTCTGGCCCTGCGGCGTGACTTCCGCCACCACCGGGCCTCCCTGCCGCCCCTCCATGATGAGGTAGAGCGCGGAGTCCGCCAGCCGGAGCTGACCCGTGCGCCCACGCTGACTGGCCGGTGTCGAGAGCACCAGCTCGCCGCGCCCCTTCACCTCCCATGAATAGGTCGGGTGTTGCAGCGCCACCGTCTGGCCGCTCGAGCGCAGCGTCTGCGCGTAGGTGTAGCCGTAGGCCTCGGTCAGCGTCACGTTGCCGTCGTCATCGTGGTCCGCCGCGCCGCGCAGCGCGTTCGCCAGGTGGTGCGTGAAGAACGAGCCGCGCAGCCGGTCGGACTCCTGGCTCGCCTCGCCCGCGGCGCTGGAGGTGATGATGGCGAGGCCCTCGGTGGCCACGTGGTCCCTGAGGCTGATGTCGAAGGTCTGCGCGGTGCTGACACCCTTCACGCGCGTCACCGTTCCGGAGCGGCACGCGTCCAGCACGAGGAGCCGCACTCCCGCTGGCGAGCCTTCCACCAGCGTCTTGATTTCCTCCAGCGGAAGCTCCGTGCGACCCAGGTGCAGCGATGCCGCGTCCGCGTGGCCCGAGTAGAAGACGATGAGCGCGGTGGGCTGGCCGGCTCCAGCCTGGACACGGATGGCGGCATTCACGTCCTGGAGCGCGCGCCGCACGTTGGCCGCGTCCTCGCCGAGCAGCAGCAGCGTGCGCCGGGAGGAGACACCTCCTTGCTCGCGCAGCACGTCCGAGAAGAGGCGCGCGTCCTGCTCCGCGTACAGGAGGCCCACCTCACTGGCGGCGCCATCGTTGTGGCCGATGGCCACGACCCACGTCTGCTCCGGCAACGCTCTCGCTGACAGCGGCGCGAGCAACGCGAGGACGAGTCCGAAGAGCACGCCTCGGTTCGTGCTCATGGCCGCAGCCCCTGCTTGTCCATGATGAACGGCGTGCTGATACAGCCCTTGGGGCACGAGGGCGCGGTGCCGGGGCCCGTGGACTCGCAGCGCGGCGGGGCGCTGCTGTCGGGGCAGTGCACGAGGTAGAGCGTCTCGCGGCCCGGCTGCGCGTCGAGCGACACCGCGCCGGGGAGCTCGATGGCGTTGCCCGCGGACAGGTGTGTCCGTTGCTCGGGCTCGCGCGGCCAGGCGGTGTAGAGCGCTCCCGAGGACTCGACGCCGAGGACCATCACCTGGCCTTCCTGTGGCAGGTCCACGGCGAAGCGGATCCGGTCTCCTGGAGTGAAGGCGCCTCCGCTGACCATCTCCTCCGCGTGGTCTCCCGCGAGCCGGAACACGTGCAGCGCGGGCGAGCCCTTCATGCGCGTGCCCGGGGTCTCCACCTCCGGACGCACCAGCACGAAGACGACGGCGGCGGTGGCCGCGACGGCCAGCGGGGCGAAGTAGCGCAGCAACCGGCGGTGCAGGGGCGGGGGCTGGTCGAGCCCCGTCCGGATTCGCGCCAGCATCGCGCGTGGGTCCACGCCATCAACGGCGTCGAAGCCGGCACGGCGCTCGGACATGCGAGCGGTGCAGTCCGCGCAGCCGGCGAGGTGTTGCTCGATTTGCTGCGCGGCTTCCTTCGCGAGCTCGCCGGCATGGAGCCGGTCCAGCGACAAGTCGGACGGGCAGCCCGGGCCGCCTTGCCGCAGGGTGGTGAAGTCAGGGGGGCTCATGACCGCCTCCTTCCGAATCCGAAGAACCCGGACGCCTTGCGCTCCGGTGGCGAGTTGTTGGCTGCGGGGGCCTCGGTCGCCAGGGCGGTCCTGGCTGCGGCCCAGGCCTGGAATCGCTCGAGGAGGTTTCCCACCGTCCGCTTGGACACGCCGAGGACCTCGGCGGCTTCTTCGTGCGACATGCCGTCGAGGAAGACATAGACGGCCGCGCTGGCCTGCTTCTCATCCGCATCCGCGATGAGTCGGCGGAGGAGGACGAGGTCATCAGGGCGCACGGGCTCGGTGCGCTCCTCGGCATCTCCGGCGGCGGGCATGTGCTCCGCGTACAATTCGGCTCGGCGGGAGCGGTCTCGGATGAGGTTGAGACAGTAATGGGTGGCGATTTGATACAGCCAGGTGGTGAGCTGGCTCTGCTGCCGGAACCCCTCCGCGCCTTTGAATGCGCGGATGAAGATCTCCTGCGTTGCCTCCTCGGCGTCCGCGGGATTGCCCAATAGGCGCAGGGCCCGGCGGTAGACGCGCGGACCATGCTGGTTGAAGAGCTGGGAGAGCTGCTGTGAGTCGGCTCGGCTCACGACACCATTCGAGGGAGGGTGGGGGGCGGAGCGTAACAGTGATGACTTGCCCGGTTCGATACGCCCCCGGGACGCCTGGCTCCCCTGCGGGGCCGGCGTGTCGCTCCGGGTCTGAACTAGGATGGTCATCATGCGAGCCGTCTCCCGCCTTCACTCCCTTGGACCCGTGGGGCTGGATTTCGGGCAAACGCGATTCGCGACACGGGTTTTTTCGTTGCTGGTCCTGGGGTTGATGGCGGCGTGCTCGGCGAGCGAGCCCCCGGATGCTTCCCCTCCTGAGGTCTGTTGGACCCCACTGGATAAGGCCGCGATTGCGAGCCCCTGGCGGGCTCCGTGGAACACGGTGGGCGAGCCTGGGCTCGATGCAGCGGGTTTGGGGACGGAGGTGGAGGTGGCGGTCGGGGCAGTGGGGACGGCGCTCCGTGTATCCGGGCTGGACGGGGCGTCGGCATGCTTCCAACTGCACGAGGTGACGGACCCGGATGGCAGCGCGTGGGTGACT comes from Pyxidicoccus parkwaysis and encodes:
- a CDS encoding caspase family protein produces the protein MSTNRGVLFGLVLALLAPLSARALPEQTWVVAIGHNDGAASEVGLLYAEQDARLFSDVLREQGGVSSRRTLLLLGEDAANVRRALQDVNAAIRVQAGAGQPTALIVFYSGHADAASLHLGRTELPLEEIKTLVEGSPAGVRLLVLDACRSGTVTRVKGVSTAQTFDISLRDHVATEGLAIITSSAAGEASQESDRLRGSFFTHHLANALRGAADHDDDGNVTLTEAYGYTYAQTLRSSGQTVALQHPTYSWEVKGRGELVLSTPASQRGRTGQLRLADSALYLIMEGRQGGPVVAEVTPQGQKRELSLPAGSYFVQQRKADEYREYQVSLTAGGAVELAALPYETVRYDRLVRRRGGPKAYSHNLSLEAGLRGESLAGDGALPQLQLGYGVDFDWGSVGLRLRGATVSATSADGLLPRRHSELGLGLSLLRFIDLEPASVAFGLFVEGVLHQQRFDTDRSVQDRSSWGAGFGGILLVERQLGAGIALRLEGGPVTNLVQRAVVQNGVEVGHELVTPLTWWGSGGVVWRW
- a CDS encoding zf-HC2 domain-containing protein; protein product: MSPPDFTTLRQGGPGCPSDLSLDRLHAGELAKEAAQQIEQHLAGCADCTARMSERRAGFDAVDGVDPRAMLARIRTGLDQPPPLHRRLLRYFAPLAVAATAAVVFVLVRPEVETPGTRMKGSPALHVFRLAGDHAEEMVSGGAFTPGDRIRFAVDLPQEGQVMVLGVESSGALYTAWPREPEQRTHLSAGNAIELPGAVSLDAQPGRETLYLVHCPDSSAPPRCESTGPGTAPSCPKGCISTPFIMDKQGLRP
- a CDS encoding RNA polymerase sigma factor — its product is MSRADSQQLSQLFNQHGPRVYRRALRLLGNPADAEEATQEIFIRAFKGAEGFRQQSQLTTWLYQIATHYCLNLIRDRSRRAELYAEHMPAAGDAEERTEPVRPDDLVLLRRLIADADEKQASAAVYVFLDGMSHEEAAEVLGVSKRTVGNLLERFQAWAAARTALATEAPAANNSPPERKASGFFGFGRRRS